CCAACCATGGTGGCTGGTGCAACCCGCCACGTCAGCACTTTGACATGGCTAAACCTGCTTTCATGAAAATTGCTCAATGGAAAGCTGGCATTGTCCCCGTCATGTACCGTAGGTATGTCTATTACAGCACGTAAAGTTACAttgataatataattttttttctttctaaattaaGAGTTAACAATCAACTTAAGGACGAGTAATAGAGCACCTCCATCATCGACCAATAGGGTGAAAGTTCGAGTCATATAATTTTAAGAAATTCTTAGAAATTTGAACTTTTGTCCCTCTAAAGCTAATCTTGTATCATATCTTGCATCTCTAATATGGTGTTACTTCTATGTGGTTGCAGGGTACCTTGCATTAAGAAAGGCGGGATTCGGTTCGCATTCCAAGGAAACGGTTACTGGTTATTGGTATACGTGATGAACGTCGCCGGAGGAGGTGATGTGGCAAGCATGTGGGTGAAGGGAAGCAAAACAGGGTGGATGAAGATGAGCCATAATTGGGGAGCATCATACCAAGCATTTGCAACACTTGCAGGACAATCTCTTTCTTTCAAGCTCACTTCCTACACAAATCATGAGACTATTATAGCTTACAATGTTGCACCTTCTAATTGGCATGTAGGCATGACTTACCAAGCAAAAGTCAACTTCCATTAGTCATGTAATGAGTTAAATATTGGCTAATGCGGATTAGTGGGGCTAGTAAATTTTGGATACCTAATGGcttaaaattttctttctaagCCTTCTGGCCATCTTCGCTACCCTTTTCCCCCTTTTTACTATCTAGGCGCCCTTGAAGGAGTGGTGCTACGATCTTCTTCCTACAAAAGTCTTGCTGTAGATATATTTGCCAGCAGTCTTTTAAGTTTTATTTTGCAATCTTGTACCTAGTCTTTCAATGCTGAAAGGAATGTACGTCTCTTGTAATGCTGAAATAAAACAATAATATGACCATTGCTACTATGGTTTCTTTTTCGAGTTTTGTAAGGCTAAAATATTTTATGCTTCCATGCCGTAGACAATTAGTGAAAATAAAGACACCCATTGGCTAACGATACAAAATCATAGGAAAGCAAATTATAGCAATAATTGAAGAATATTCTATTCTGTCTATCCAAAATATATAAGTAGGGAGAAAGGAATATGATCATATATGGGGTTCTAATCTTCTCAAGAAGTCAGTAGGAACTTATCAAGGAAAGTTATTAAATACTTTAGACTGACATGTATGAGAATTGAGAAACAAAATCAAGCTTAATTATCTAATTACCCGCGCTTAGAAAGATTGTCTTCTTATACACTGAATTTATTCATTATAAAAGTAAAATATCATTTAAAATACTTGAGGATCTAATCATCTAATTTGTAGCATAAGAATTTACATACAAAATTACTTTCTCGTAACACAATTTATTATTATACGTTAAACTTGAAGGAGATATCAACATGCATCACATTCTTAAAATAAAAACTCATAACATGAGATGAAATACCAGAACCTAATTAACTAAGTCAAAAGCTCCGTGACTGATTCAAGACAAGGTCGTCAAACAATGGTTGACTTGGAGTTTTTTTTTTTAGAAGAATAGAAGTATTCAATCTATTGAATGGCTCCTTTCAATCAAGAAATTATACATTGGAGTGGGAGACATGTAACAAAACCAAAAGATAGAATATTTTAAGGCCATAAGGTAACACAAAGAGACTTTACCTAGTTGCCTTCATCTCACTCATTAAGCACGCCTCTTCTTTTGGGGTTTCCCTTTTTAATTTTGACATGAATTGCCATCATCATATCCACACCTCCAAAATCATTCCTCCAGCCTTTGTCACctgactccccccccccccttctcctccaaaaaaaaaaaacacacacacacacacacacaaaacctCCTCTCTATTCTTACATTATATTTCAACCCCACAAAAGATTTTGAAAAGTTGCATTACTTTCAAATTTAGATGTTAGAGTAACAGCTCATACTCCCTCAAaagtttgaaagaaaaaaaagaaaactaaagTTAGTCAAAACTTCAGCACAAAGTATAGTTAGAGAAATATTTcccccgtttcaatttatgtgaacatattttaccgggcacggagtttaaaaaataaaagacttttgaacttgtgacgtgaaatgaggcacatatattttgtgcgactataaatcattgcataaagataaattattttcaaatacgAAAAAAACTCATTCTTTTTGACACGGACAAAAAAATATATGTTCCCACGAACAACACGGAGAGAATAGAAACTTTATTTCAAGATTATGCCCCTAGTCTAGCCTAAGAACGGGGAGAAgtggaaaaaggaaaagaaaagaaaaagaaagaaacacACTACTATAGACTTATATTGCCTGAAAAACACATTATGACAGAAACATCACATAGTACTTTCTCTTTTCCCCATCTTTCTCTCTGGCCCTAAGAAAGCCCATAATCTCCATCCTATTTTCCATTGTCAAGTGCCAAAAAAAGCCTCCTTATTTTCCCTTTGATGATCAATGCTAGAAAAAACACAAGAATCTACACTCTTCAGATGGGCTCACTTCTTTATCTATATTTGATATTACTTCCATTGGCATTCACCGCGACCCTTTCAAGTCAAGAACAAGGCATAAAATCAGCCCGACTTCTTGATCTAGTCCTCAGAGACTACACGTTTCGATCTTACAACAAAAACAACTTCAGAACAGCAAAATTGTATGCGATACATTTACCAGCCAACCTCTCAGGGATCAGAGTCGATTCAGTTAGATATCGATGTGGCAGTTTAACAAGATACGGTGCCAAAATCAAAGAATTCAAATTACCTATTGGGGTAAGTATCCAACATTGTGTTGAAAGAGTTCTCATACTTAGACAAAATCTTGGATCCAATTGGTCTTCTATATACTATGACAATTATGAATTATCAGGTTATCAACTTATTTCACCTGTTTTAGGCCTATTAGCATACAATGCTGGTGATGATATGGTAACTTCTACAACCCCTTTTGAGCTTATAATTCAATCTGATAAAATTCCAATCACAATTGATTTTAGCAACACAACAAGACTAGTAAATGATACTAGTACATCTGGGATTATACCATTATGTGCTACCTTTGAACGCGACGGAAAGGTGACACTAACAAAACAAGTGTCACAAAATGTTTGTGCTGCTAAAAAACAAGGACATTTTGGTTTAGTAATTGAGTCACCTCTAATGCCATTGAAGAATAAAAGGGCAAGTAATTGGAAATTAGCTATTGGGAGCGCGATTGGAGCTGCGTTGGGCGCGTTCCTTTTAGGTTTGCTACTGATTGCAATATTTGTGAAGGTGAAGAAGAAAGCAAGAATGGAGGAATTGGTTAGAAGAGCATACGAAGAAGAAGCTTTACAAGTTTCTATGGTTGGACATGTGAGAGCTCCAACTGCAGCTGGTACTAGGACTGTTCCAACTATTGAACATGACTATAATCCTCATAATTCTTGAAATaaattttagatattttcttgTTTTGTGGATCATTCTTTTTGTAAGCTGAACATCTTTTTGAAGTTTTCTGTACTGATACAATTGTGCTTAGGCCAGGAGGATATAGATTAAATGCTGACCATTGATTTTTTCTCTGTTCTGATAAATGGGACTTCTTTCCTTTTCTTATTCTTTTCCTTATGTTCTAATTTTTTTACATTAAAGATTCAGAAAACAATCCCTGGTATGTGCCGCTTTCCTTATCAAAAGATAGGAGAGCACCCCTTCTCCCGAAGTTCCTTCAATATTGATTCTCTCGAGCTTCATAGTATACTCTACTTGTTCACCTATACTGATTTGGGGTACGATCAGTTTACCGGAAGGATTGCCCTTGACAACAGGTTATTTACTTTatgtttttaggtagtaaattgtTCATTAAAGACATTTATCTGTTGTTGTGCGTAAAGAACGTATCACTGTCAGAGCATAAACTTAGACTcaaataaaattcaaaatgaaatgaCACTTTCAGTGTGGGGTTTTGACTTTAGACTGTGGGATTACCAAAATGATGAACCAtaataatgaaaaatgaaaaagcaTGCAGTAGAAATAATAAAAGTTTAAAGGCGTGTTGTTTTGAGTCGACAAACTTTAGAATGAAGGCATGTCCCAATTTCCTCATGAAATGCTAAAgcaacttttaaaaaaaaagaagaagaagaaaaatacaaagaaagaagaaatgctAAAGCAATCATGAAACAGTGTGATCAACAGATAAAAGCCATGTACATGAACATGACCATAGATCAGTCAGTTGGAATTGAGAGTTAAATATTATACGAATTTTGGATAATACTAGGATGTAACTAATATTTCCTGACTCAAATTACCTATCGTgaagttcaagacaaaataaGTTATATTTTTTCCATTTTATCCTTAATAGTAATTACTCTTGAAagaggggagccttggcgtaactggttgAAGCCGTGGAAATAACCTCttgtagaaatgcagggtaagactgcataCAATAAATACCTTATGGTTCGGCCCTTCCCAGACCcagcgcatagcgggagcttagtgcattgGGTCTTGAAAAGGAGATAGCACATAAATAGAGTAAATATTTAATGAAGATAGATCATATATTAAGATACAAATAAGGATAAAATAGTC
The DNA window shown above is from Nicotiana tomentosiformis chromosome 8, ASM39032v3, whole genome shotgun sequence and carries:
- the LOC104117194 gene encoding expansin-A18-like — its product is MASLNCRWILSFFLIATMTLFHQAIADGYYSTPKFKTMPWKLAYATFYGDETASETMGGACGYGNLFNSGYGTATAALSTVLFSNGYSCGQCFQIQCVKSKFCYKGFTTVTATNLCPPNWAQDSNHGGWCNPPRQHFDMAKPAFMKIAQWKAGIVPVMYRRVPCIKKGGIRFAFQGNGYWLLVYVMNVAGGGDVASMWVKGSKTGWMKMSHNWGASYQAFATLAGQSLSFKLTSYTNHETIIAYNVAPSNWHVGMTYQAKVNFH
- the LOC104117192 gene encoding uncharacterized protein, with the protein product MINARKNTRIYTLQMGSLLYLYLILLPLAFTATLSSQEQGIKSARLLDLVLRDYTFRSYNKNNFRTAKLYAIHLPANLSGIRVDSVRYRCGSLTRYGAKIKEFKLPIGVSIQHCVERVLILRQNLGSNWSSIYYDNYELSGYQLISPVLGLLAYNAGDDMVTSTTPFELIIQSDKIPITIDFSNTTRLVNDTSTSGIIPLCATFERDGKVTLTKQVSQNVCAAKKQGHFGLVIESPLMPLKNKRASNWKLAIGSAIGAALGAFLLGLLLIAIFVKVKKKARMEELVRRAYEEEALQVSMVGHVRAPTAAGTRTVPTIEHDYNPHNS